A DNA window from Plasmodium brasilianum strain Bolivian I chromosome 12, whole genome shotgun sequence contains the following coding sequences:
- a CDS encoding hypothetical protein (conserved Plasmodium protein) has translation MDGYYSDDDSDSTVEETLIMLNLPQLNNDEKKLKNLNICRKKKGEEIHIENKKEIKKNENTEKKSSSNLLSKKGTIHNLSNINIDLTNDEEHINEFLNSDHAPETVYGESTNVKLDGNEKFHENLQDKGNKNNRNENSKEDAYNLNNNEGDIIPFEINSISLKNLFAECPECIINNKYKFKGMHTSSIGTNLYFKEPYNLKDKNHLSSYEVSYENINRNMKNENKITRDDFTSYEGYSRKIISFEIDC, from the coding sequence ATGGATGGGTATTATTCAGATGACGACTCGGACAGTACTGTAGAGGAAACATTGATAATGCTAAATTTACCGCAGCtaaataatgatgaaaagaaattaaaaaatttaaatatttgtcgtaagaaaaaaggagaagaaatacatatagagaacaaaaaagagataaaaaaaaatgaaaacactgaaaaaaaatcaagttcaaatttattatcaaaaaaaggtacaatacataatttgagcaatataaatattgattTAACCAATGATGAAGAACATATAAacgaatttttaaatagtgACCATGCCCCAGAAACAGTTTATGGAGAGAGTACTAATGTTAAGTTAGatggaaatgaaaaatttcaTGAAAATTTGCAAGATAAGGGAAACAAAAATAACAGGAACGAGAATTCTAAAGAAGATGCATATAACCTAAACAATAATGAGGGGGATATTATACCATTTGAAATTAATAGTATTTctctaaaaaatttattcgcGGAATGTCCTGAATGTATcataaacaataaatataaatttaaaggCATGCATACGTCTAGTATTGGTACAAATTTATACTTTAAGGAACCGTAcaatttaaaagataaaaaccATTTAAGCAGTTATGAAGTGTCTTATGAGAACATTAacagaaatatgaaaaatgaaaacaaaataactAGAGATGATTTTACTTCATACGAGGGATATTctagaaaaataatatcctTTGAAATAGATTGCTAG